One window of the Archangium primigenium genome contains the following:
- a CDS encoding D-alanine--D-alanine ligase: MRLCTLISSYEDSTSPYKDIDPYPDPARWMPEHTWSRALLTRANAEATIDRLAEQGVDVFVNLCDGAPEEDLAGVEVIEHLVRRGLAFTGADARFYAMSREAFKQAYDAGGVPSPGHAFVSDVAGAEHAAGRLRLPLFVKPLSGYASVGIEKDSRVDTREALGERVGRTVARFGGALIEEFIEGREFTLLVSEPPPGQARPRVHTPVEVRFPANEAFKHFELKWTGFQGMDTVPVTDAELVARLTELGERTFQVTGARGYCRCDVRMNARGELFMLDCNANPGVFYPPESFGSADFILSLEPDGHHAFLTGIIDGARRAAGRR, encoded by the coding sequence ATGCGCCTGTGTACGTTGATCTCCTCTTACGAGGACTCCACCTCGCCCTACAAGGACATCGATCCGTACCCGGACCCCGCGCGCTGGATGCCCGAGCACACCTGGAGCCGGGCCCTGCTCACGCGCGCCAACGCCGAGGCGACCATCGACCGGCTGGCGGAGCAGGGCGTCGACGTCTTCGTGAACCTGTGTGACGGCGCGCCGGAGGAGGACCTCGCCGGGGTGGAGGTGATCGAACACCTGGTGCGCCGGGGCCTGGCCTTCACCGGCGCGGACGCCCGGTTCTACGCGATGAGCCGCGAGGCCTTCAAACAGGCGTATGACGCGGGGGGCGTGCCCTCGCCGGGGCATGCGTTCGTGTCGGACGTGGCCGGGGCCGAGCACGCGGCCGGGCGGCTGCGCTTGCCGCTCTTCGTCAAGCCGCTGTCGGGGTACGCGAGCGTGGGCATCGAGAAGGACTCGCGGGTCGACACGCGCGAGGCGCTGGGCGAGCGGGTGGGGCGGACGGTCGCGCGCTTCGGCGGCGCGCTCATCGAGGAGTTCATCGAGGGGCGGGAGTTCACCCTGCTCGTGAGCGAGCCGCCCCCCGGCCAGGCGCGCCCCCGGGTCCACACCCCGGTGGAGGTCCGCTTCCCCGCGAACGAGGCGTTCAAGCACTTCGAGCTCAAGTGGACGGGCTTCCAGGGCATGGACACGGTGCCCGTGACGGACGCGGAGCTGGTGGCCCGGCTCACGGAGCTGGGCGAGCGCACCTTCCAGGTGACGGGGGCCCGGGGCTACTGCCGCTGTGACGTGCGGATGAACGCGCGGGGCGAGCTCTTCATGCTGGACTGCAACGCCAACCCGGGCGTGTTCTACCCGCCGGAGTCCTTTGGCAGCGCGGACTTCATCCTGTCGCTCGAGCCCGACGGACACCACGCCTTCCTCACGGGCATCATCGACGGCGCGCGGCGGGCCGCGGGACGCCGATGA
- the thiL gene encoding thiamine-phosphate kinase: MKRAGEFSLIDFFLSHFPRPRVPVGPGDDCAVLAPSRGAQCITTDAVVEDVHFTRAWFSPEDIGHKALAVNLSDLASMGARPRWFVCALALPRDYPRPALGGIARGMSALARTHGIALVGGNFTSAREVSITITAAGELPRGTAPLTRAGGRPGDVLYVSGTLGDARLGLSLLQAGRRRAPAILRQKRPEPRVALGRLASRYASAALDLSDGLAQDLGHLCAASRVGAELDLEALPLTPAVRAALGPEGALAGGEDYELLMAVPPERTSVFERACLRAEEAVTRVGRLTPDAMGRIRTGRGRAPRLPAGFDHFRRGRRGAD, translated from the coding sequence ATGAAGCGCGCGGGCGAGTTCTCCCTCATCGACTTCTTCCTGTCCCACTTTCCCCGGCCCCGGGTGCCGGTGGGGCCCGGGGATGACTGCGCGGTGCTCGCGCCGTCGCGGGGCGCGCAGTGCATCACCACCGACGCGGTGGTGGAGGACGTGCACTTCACGCGCGCCTGGTTCTCCCCCGAGGACATCGGCCACAAGGCCCTGGCGGTGAACCTGTCGGACCTGGCCTCCATGGGCGCGCGGCCCCGTTGGTTCGTCTGCGCGCTGGCGCTGCCCCGGGACTATCCGCGCCCGGCGCTCGGGGGCATCGCGCGGGGCATGAGCGCGCTGGCGCGCACCCACGGCATCGCCCTGGTGGGCGGCAACTTCACCTCCGCGCGCGAGGTGTCCATCACCATCACCGCGGCCGGGGAGCTGCCCCGGGGCACCGCGCCCCTCACCCGCGCGGGGGGCAGGCCCGGGGACGTGCTCTACGTGTCGGGCACGCTGGGCGACGCCCGACTGGGCCTGTCGCTCCTCCAGGCCGGGCGGCGGCGGGCCCCGGCCATCCTCCGCCAGAAGCGCCCCGAGCCCCGCGTGGCCCTGGGCCGGCTGGCGTCCCGCTATGCGTCCGCGGCGCTGGACCTGTCGGATGGGCTGGCCCAGGACCTGGGCCACCTGTGCGCGGCCTCCCGGGTGGGCGCGGAGCTGGACCTCGAGGCCCTGCCGCTCACCCCGGCCGTACGGGCCGCCCTGGGGCCCGAGGGGGCCCTGGCGGGCGGGGAGGACTACGAGCTGCTGATGGCCGTCCCCCCCGAGCGGACCTCGGTCTTCGAGCGGGCCTGCCTGAGGGCCGAGGAGGCCGTCACGCGGGTGGGGCGGCTGACACCCGACGCGATGGGGCGCATCCGGACGGGCCGGGGCCGGGCGCCGCGCCTGCCCGCCGGTTTCGACCACTTCCGGCGCGGAAGACGGGGGGCGGATTGA
- a CDS encoding methyl-accepting chemotaxis protein: MRRPLRDDPSPGLLPRRDTAQRLLRSVDQSGSGGHEVSLQSKIFVGYLILGGLLTVALFATEPLLSYWWRVFVAAVITLSLSLTLPRYLPRVMRLRPLSRSAFEISQGDLSTPMVVEPPRAWRRDEIDELAMAIRKMQENLRALVGKIQDTATSVADTARDLQGSAENVNATNEEVGLSMDKIAQGAETQSQLVGKTSKVITEMAGSIQRTAASAEDAARTAAETSSAAENGSKAALLAGEKVKKVFNRIEAASQQVFAFGEKTQEISKIVDAITQVAQQTNLLALNATIEAARAGEYGRGFAVVADEVRKLAESAGRSAEQISRLARDISGQSTAVVSAMKVGIEELAEGREDLTGIVRSMGAITGTVRQVAEKVHLISDSAREQLKGSEEMVKATEEISSVARNNATSTEAIQSVIQEQTDAMVRMTSLASELTNLSIELQSVVRSFRLNA, from the coding sequence GTGCGCCGCCCTCTTCGCGACGATCCCTCTCCCGGCCTCCTCCCTCGCCGCGATACCGCGCAGCGGCTGCTCCGTTCCGTGGATCAATCGGGCTCGGGGGGGCATGAAGTGTCCCTGCAGTCGAAGATCTTCGTGGGCTACCTGATTCTCGGGGGCCTGTTGACGGTCGCGCTGTTCGCCACCGAGCCGCTGCTGTCGTACTGGTGGCGGGTGTTCGTGGCGGCGGTCATCACGCTGTCCTTGTCGCTCACGCTGCCGCGCTACCTGCCGCGCGTGATGCGCCTGCGGCCCCTGTCGCGCTCGGCCTTCGAGATCTCCCAGGGTGACCTGTCCACGCCCATGGTGGTCGAGCCGCCGCGCGCCTGGCGCCGCGACGAGATCGACGAGCTGGCCATGGCCATCCGCAAGATGCAGGAGAACCTGCGCGCGCTGGTGGGCAAGATCCAGGACACGGCCACCAGCGTGGCGGACACCGCGCGCGACCTGCAGGGCTCGGCGGAGAACGTCAACGCGACGAACGAAGAGGTGGGCTTGTCCATGGACAAGATCGCCCAGGGCGCCGAGACCCAGTCGCAGCTGGTCGGCAAGACGTCCAAGGTCATCACCGAGATGGCCGGCAGCATCCAGCGCACCGCGGCGAGCGCCGAGGACGCGGCCCGCACCGCCGCCGAGACCAGCAGCGCGGCGGAGAACGGCAGCAAGGCGGCCCTGCTCGCGGGCGAGAAGGTCAAGAAGGTCTTCAATCGCATCGAGGCGGCGAGCCAGCAGGTGTTCGCCTTCGGCGAGAAGACGCAGGAGATCTCCAAGATCGTCGACGCCATCACCCAGGTGGCCCAGCAGACCAACCTGCTCGCGCTCAACGCCACCATCGAGGCGGCGCGCGCGGGCGAGTATGGCCGGGGCTTCGCGGTGGTGGCCGACGAGGTGCGCAAGCTGGCCGAGAGCGCGGGTCGCTCCGCCGAGCAGATCTCCCGCCTGGCGCGCGACATCTCCGGTCAGTCCACGGCGGTGGTGAGCGCCATGAAGGTGGGCATCGAGGAGCTGGCCGAGGGCCGCGAGGATCTCACCGGCATCGTGCGCTCCATGGGCGCCATCACCGGCACCGTGCGCCAGGTGGCCGAGAAGGTCCACCTCATCTCCGACAGCGCCCGCGAGCAGCTCAAGGGCAGCGAGGAGATGGTGAAGGCCACCGAGGAGATCTCCAGCGTGGCGCGCAACAACGCCACCTCCACCGAGGCCATCCAGTCCGTCATCCAGGAGCAGACGGACGCCATGGTGCGCATGACGTCGCTGGCCAGCGAGCTCACCAACCTCTCCATCGAGTTGCAGAGCGTGGTGCGCAGCTTCCGGCTCAATGCATGA
- a CDS encoding chemotaxis protein CheW yields the protein MRHVIFRVEKERYGLPLTAVKEVVVPPERFTRVPRAPAPVTGVMNLRGRVVTVVELRQLLGLPEGPTPNGRVLLLERGRRDLGLLVTDVEGIEAVERVGVAPGKAIPAVRGVARLKGLAVTVLDPEGVDSAVVGLFTAAQK from the coding sequence GTGCGCCACGTCATCTTCCGGGTGGAGAAGGAGCGCTACGGGCTGCCGCTGACGGCGGTGAAGGAAGTGGTCGTGCCCCCGGAGCGCTTCACCCGGGTGCCGCGCGCGCCCGCGCCGGTCACGGGGGTGATGAACCTCAGGGGCCGGGTGGTGACGGTGGTGGAGTTGCGGCAGCTGCTGGGGCTGCCCGAGGGGCCCACGCCCAACGGGCGGGTGCTGTTGCTGGAGCGGGGACGGCGGGACCTGGGGTTGCTGGTGACGGATGTGGAGGGGATCGAGGCGGTGGAGCGGGTGGGCGTGGCGCCTGGCAAGGCGATTCCAGCGGTTCGAGGGGTGGCGCGGCTCAAGGGCCTGGCGGTCACGGTGTTGGATCCAGAGGGAGTGGATTCCGCGGTGGTTGGACTCTTCACCGCGGCTCAGAAGTGA
- a CDS encoding response regulator, translating into MAKRVLVVDDAIFMRNMIKDIFASGGFEVVGEAANGLEAVEKFKELKPDLTTMDIVMPFKSGIEATREIIKADSGAVVIMCSALGQESLVMEAIEAGASDFIVKPFRAEDVLAVVKKVLGES; encoded by the coding sequence ATGGCTAAGCGGGTGCTGGTCGTCGACGATGCCATCTTCATGCGCAACATGATCAAGGACATCTTCGCGTCCGGTGGCTTCGAGGTCGTCGGAGAGGCGGCCAACGGGCTGGAGGCGGTGGAGAAGTTCAAGGAGTTGAAGCCGGATCTCACGACGATGGACATCGTCATGCCGTTCAAGAGCGGCATCGAGGCCACGCGCGAGATCATCAAGGCGGACTCGGGCGCGGTGGTCATCATGTGCTCGGCGTTGGGTCAGGAGAGCCTGGTGATGGAGGCCATCGAGGCGGGTGCCTCGGACTTCATCGTCAAGCCGTTCCGCGCCGAGGACGTGCTGGCGGTCGTCAAGAAGGTGCTGGGCGAGAGCTGA
- a CDS encoding chemotaxis protein CheA, with amino-acid sequence MSMDMSRYLGLFLSEASEHLEGLGRDLVQLEREGAPAVVDSMFRHAHSVKGMASSMGFESIAVLAHRVEDLVDAIRQDPSRLERTLVDLLLSATDVMMAQVRCVADNKPPEDASALLGQLAEKVSRLTGQAPTATRVLPRMASESPAPPPAAPAPPERVAASTATAQLSTAVAQAVKAQPSAPAEPKRAARWSVHLRIATSCQTPGVRAFLMHKRLVGLGSLHDLRPGLDDLKAGRIPGGSIQLELESAEVEEGIRKALRNVAEVELVSLTPVAPPPPTPAPTSSPALAQGEAARSVATGADGSRTVRVRTELLDHFLDTVGELLLATARLRELGKVLPEGSRPPIEEGVYRLHTLVKDLHDKVMSARMTPLSLITDRLPRAARDIARRKEREVDLVITGAEIELDRAILDELADPLLHLLRNCIDHGLEPAEERVAAGKPPRGKLQVSVRRVRDRVVLEMEDDGRGMNAARLKAAAVERGAISQEAAARMTDREAFMLSCLPGVSTAKDISEISGRGVGMDAVKRVVENVGGTLEIESELGRGSRFVLKLPLTVAVVQLLLVAVGEEVFGLPIAKVVGATEADGERLDRTRQVPLLPHGQGLLPVYALDELLGVAAPPRTGVRPFVVMEADTGRVALAVDRLVGQEEAVLKPLSRPLDLLPGLSGVTILGSGRPVFILDVPRLLSA; translated from the coding sequence ATGAGCATGGACATGTCCCGCTACCTCGGCCTGTTCCTGTCCGAGGCGAGCGAGCATCTGGAAGGACTGGGTCGGGACCTCGTGCAACTCGAGCGCGAGGGCGCTCCCGCCGTGGTGGATTCCATGTTCCGCCACGCCCACTCCGTCAAGGGCATGGCCTCGTCCATGGGCTTCGAGTCCATCGCGGTGCTCGCCCACCGGGTGGAGGACCTGGTGGACGCCATCCGCCAGGATCCCAGCCGCCTGGAGCGCACGCTGGTGGACCTGCTCCTGTCGGCCACGGACGTGATGATGGCCCAGGTGCGCTGCGTGGCGGACAACAAGCCGCCCGAGGACGCCTCGGCGCTGCTCGGACAGCTCGCCGAGAAGGTCAGCCGCCTCACCGGCCAGGCACCCACCGCCACGCGGGTGTTGCCCCGCATGGCGTCCGAGTCGCCCGCGCCCCCGCCCGCCGCCCCCGCTCCGCCCGAGCGGGTCGCCGCGAGCACCGCCACCGCCCAGTTGAGCACCGCCGTGGCCCAGGCGGTGAAGGCGCAGCCGTCCGCGCCCGCGGAGCCCAAGCGCGCGGCGCGCTGGAGCGTGCACCTGCGCATCGCGACGAGCTGCCAGACGCCCGGGGTGCGCGCCTTCCTGATGCACAAGCGGCTCGTCGGCCTGGGGTCGCTGCATGACCTGCGGCCGGGCCTGGACGACCTCAAGGCCGGCCGTATCCCCGGGGGCTCCATCCAACTGGAGCTGGAGTCGGCCGAGGTCGAGGAGGGCATCCGCAAGGCGCTGCGCAACGTGGCCGAGGTGGAGCTGGTGTCCCTGACGCCGGTGGCGCCGCCCCCGCCGACGCCCGCGCCCACGTCGTCCCCGGCGCTGGCGCAGGGCGAGGCCGCGCGCTCGGTCGCCACGGGCGCGGATGGCTCGCGCACGGTGCGCGTGCGCACGGAGCTGCTCGACCACTTCCTGGACACCGTGGGAGAGCTCCTGCTCGCCACCGCGCGCCTGCGCGAGCTGGGCAAGGTGCTGCCGGAGGGCTCGCGCCCGCCCATCGAGGAGGGCGTCTACCGGCTGCACACGCTGGTCAAGGACCTGCACGACAAGGTGATGAGCGCGCGCATGACGCCCTTGTCGCTCATCACCGACCGGCTGCCCCGCGCGGCGCGCGACATCGCCCGGCGCAAGGAGCGCGAGGTGGACCTGGTCATCACCGGCGCGGAGATCGAGCTGGATCGGGCCATCCTCGACGAGCTGGCCGACCCCCTGCTGCACCTGTTGCGCAACTGCATCGACCATGGCCTGGAGCCCGCCGAGGAGCGCGTGGCCGCGGGCAAGCCGCCCCGGGGCAAGCTGCAGGTGTCGGTGCGCCGCGTGCGCGACCGCGTGGTGCTGGAGATGGAGGACGACGGGCGCGGCATGAACGCGGCCCGGCTCAAGGCGGCGGCGGTCGAGCGGGGCGCCATCTCCCAGGAGGCGGCGGCGCGGATGACGGACCGCGAGGCCTTCATGCTCTCGTGTCTGCCCGGTGTCTCCACCGCCAAGGACATCTCGGAGATCTCCGGCCGGGGCGTGGGCATGGACGCGGTCAAGCGCGTGGTGGAGAACGTGGGCGGCACGCTGGAGATCGAGAGCGAGCTGGGCCGCGGCTCGCGCTTCGTCCTCAAGCTGCCCCTGACGGTGGCGGTGGTGCAGCTGCTCCTGGTGGCCGTGGGCGAGGAGGTGTTCGGCCTGCCCATCGCCAAGGTCGTGGGCGCCACGGAGGCGGATGGCGAGCGGCTCGACCGCACCCGCCAGGTGCCGCTCTTGCCCCATGGCCAGGGCCTGCTGCCGGTGTACGCGCTGGACGAGCTGCTCGGCGTGGCGGCGCCGCCGCGCACGGGGGTGCGGCCCTTCGTGGTGATGGAAGCGGACACGGGCCGGGTCGCGCTCGCCGTGGACCGCCTGGTGGGGCAGGAGGAAGCGGTGCTCAAACCACTCTCTCGGCCTCTAGACTTGCTACCGGGGCTTTCTGGGGTGACCATCCTGGGAAGTGGCCGCCCGGTCTTCATCCTGGACGTGCCAAGGTTGCTATCCGCGTGA
- a CDS encoding chemotaxis protein CheC translates to MSPHPSDIQLDALREVANIGCGHAISALAKMVGGRTVNLSVPRALLADATGVAELLGGTETSVVVASLGILGPLRGLLLLVLPTPDSAALEALLLRRTDAPAEERESALAETANIVASACLSAIGMLTGWRLLPTVPTLQRGDAGPLIADAVFETQGDGRVVALETRFDSVGTPAVSGQVLLLLDAKSTSALLAHLGV, encoded by the coding sequence GTGAGCCCTCATCCGAGCGACATTCAACTCGACGCCCTGCGAGAGGTGGCCAACATCGGCTGCGGGCACGCCATCAGCGCGCTCGCGAAGATGGTGGGTGGCCGCACCGTGAACCTGTCCGTGCCGCGGGCCCTCCTGGCGGACGCCACGGGCGTGGCGGAGCTGCTCGGCGGGACCGAGACCTCCGTGGTGGTCGCGTCCCTGGGCATCCTGGGACCCCTGCGGGGCCTGCTCCTGCTCGTGCTGCCCACGCCGGACAGCGCGGCGCTGGAGGCCCTGCTGCTGCGCCGCACGGACGCGCCCGCCGAGGAGCGCGAGAGCGCCCTGGCGGAGACGGCCAACATCGTGGCCAGCGCGTGTCTGTCGGCCATCGGGATGCTGACCGGCTGGCGCCTCCTGCCCACCGTGCCGACGCTGCAGCGCGGTGACGCCGGCCCGCTCATCGCGGACGCCGTGTTCGAGACCCAGGGCGATGGCCGCGTGGTGGCCCTGGAGACGCGCTTCGACTCGGTGGGCACGCCCGCCGTGTCCGGCCAGGTGCTGCTGCTGCTCGACGCCAAGAGCACCAGCGCCCTGCTCGCCCACCTGGGCGTCTGA
- a CDS encoding alpha-amylase family glycosyl hydrolase, whose protein sequence is MTSEVQAQAAVAPPVVESVPSAPAVAPRPWADEVLYFVVVDRFADGDPTNNLNVDTKAAGTFHGGDFKGLREQLDELSSLGVTALWITPVVKQIEGFVTGAGFPDWGYHGYWADDFHALDPHFGSEAELKALVDDCHARGIRVLLDVVYNHAGYLSRYQQDPQTRDWLRTEETGTCGQDDVTACVSGLPDFKTERPEVAQYLLDAQLAWGKRLGLDGFRLDTVKHVDHAFWQEHRRRTRAELGPDFYLLGEVWGGDRESLEPWFSTDELDAGFDFGFQGSALGWVQGRGRTVAFDAYLRSRHKVRPGHLLSHFLSSHDVPGALFQLQGDKPRFRLAAALQLTTSGIPVIYYGEEVGRAGGDWPANRSDMPWGERAVKPGAGVPRDESLRQFYQKLVAVRRAHPALSRGTHKALSTEGDVYVFLRHDPESSDAVVVAVNRGDKKGAVSVPWPEAWGGAAAEDLLEGGGVKAAPTLDVTVEPLSVRILGRAR, encoded by the coding sequence GTGACCTCCGAGGTTCAGGCGCAGGCGGCCGTCGCCCCTCCCGTGGTGGAGTCCGTTCCGTCCGCTCCCGCCGTGGCCCCCCGCCCCTGGGCGGACGAGGTGCTCTACTTCGTCGTGGTGGACCGCTTCGCGGATGGCGACCCCACCAACAACCTGAACGTGGACACGAAGGCCGCGGGCACGTTCCACGGCGGTGACTTCAAGGGCCTGCGCGAGCAGCTCGACGAGCTGTCGTCCCTCGGCGTGACGGCGCTGTGGATCACCCCGGTGGTCAAGCAGATCGAGGGCTTCGTCACGGGCGCGGGCTTTCCGGACTGGGGCTACCACGGCTACTGGGCGGATGACTTCCACGCGCTGGATCCGCACTTCGGCTCGGAGGCGGAGCTCAAGGCGCTCGTGGATGACTGCCACGCGCGGGGCATCCGCGTGCTGCTGGACGTGGTCTACAACCACGCGGGCTACCTGTCGCGCTACCAGCAGGACCCCCAGACCCGGGACTGGCTGCGCACGGAGGAGACGGGCACCTGCGGCCAGGACGACGTGACGGCCTGTGTCTCGGGCCTGCCGGACTTCAAGACCGAGCGGCCCGAGGTGGCCCAATACCTGCTCGACGCGCAGCTGGCCTGGGGCAAGCGCCTGGGCCTGGATGGCTTCCGCCTGGACACGGTCAAGCACGTGGACCACGCCTTCTGGCAGGAGCACCGGCGCCGCACCCGCGCCGAGCTGGGCCCGGACTTCTACCTGCTCGGCGAGGTGTGGGGCGGGGACCGCGAGTCGCTCGAACCGTGGTTCTCCACGGACGAGCTGGACGCGGGCTTCGACTTCGGCTTCCAGGGCAGCGCGCTCGGGTGGGTGCAGGGCCGGGGCCGCACGGTGGCCTTCGACGCCTACCTGCGCTCGCGCCACAAGGTCCGCCCGGGCCACCTGCTGTCGCACTTCCTGTCGTCGCACGACGTGCCCGGCGCGCTCTTCCAGCTCCAGGGAGACAAGCCGCGCTTCCGGCTCGCGGCGGCGCTGCAGCTCACCACCTCCGGCATCCCCGTCATCTACTACGGCGAGGAAGTGGGCCGCGCGGGCGGCGACTGGCCGGCCAATCGCAGCGACATGCCCTGGGGCGAGCGGGCCGTGAAGCCCGGGGCGGGCGTGCCGCGCGACGAGTCCCTGCGCCAGTTCTACCAGAAGCTCGTGGCCGTGCGCCGCGCGCACCCCGCGCTGTCGCGGGGCACGCACAAGGCGCTGTCCACCGAGGGCGACGTCTACGTCTTCCTCCGCCATGACCCCGAGTCCAGTGACGCCGTGGTTGTGGCCGTGAATCGCGGTGATAAGAAGGGCGCTGTCTCGGTCCCCTGGCCCGAGGCCTGGGGCGGCGCGGCCGCGGAAGACCTGCTCGAAGGGGGAGGAGTGAAGGCGGCTCCCACCCTGGACGTCACCGTCGAGCCGCTGTCCGTGCGCATCCTGGGACGAGCCCGATGA
- a CDS encoding ABC transporter ATP-binding protein → MSGVVFKNVAKRYGDVSVIEGLNLDIKDHEFMVLVGPSGCGKSTALRMIAGLEEITGGSLSIGDRVVNQLPPKERDVAMVFQNYALYPHMSIRENLEFGLKIRKTPRPEMDRLVNEAAEILGITHLLDRKPKQLSGGQRQRVALGRAIVRKPAVFLFDEPLSNLDAKLRVQMRSEIKKLQQRLGVTSVYVTHDQIEAMTMGHRIAVMKEGKLQQLGTPLEVYERPANVFVAQFIGSPPMSFTSATLSANGEVLEGDGFRLPVPQSLRPVTAGKGGKKLKVGIRPDNIVAPTVTARGESAPIEVAVDLVEPLGNEVIVHSRLADNSLVFRLPPQHSPESGAKLQVQVELEALHLFDAETELRLSA, encoded by the coding sequence ATGTCCGGTGTGGTTTTCAAGAATGTGGCCAAGCGGTACGGCGATGTGTCCGTCATCGAGGGGTTGAACCTCGACATCAAGGACCATGAGTTCATGGTGCTCGTGGGCCCCTCGGGCTGCGGCAAGTCCACGGCGTTGCGGATGATCGCCGGCCTGGAGGAGATCACCGGCGGCAGCCTGTCCATTGGCGACCGGGTGGTGAACCAGCTCCCGCCCAAGGAGCGGGACGTGGCCATGGTCTTCCAGAACTATGCCCTCTATCCGCACATGTCGATCCGGGAGAACCTCGAGTTCGGCCTGAAGATCAGGAAGACGCCCCGGCCGGAGATGGACCGGCTGGTGAACGAGGCGGCGGAGATCCTCGGCATCACCCACCTCTTGGACCGCAAGCCCAAGCAGCTGTCGGGCGGTCAGCGCCAGCGCGTGGCGCTCGGCCGCGCCATCGTGCGCAAGCCCGCCGTGTTCCTCTTCGACGAGCCCCTGTCCAACCTGGACGCCAAGCTGCGCGTGCAGATGCGCTCGGAGATCAAGAAGCTCCAGCAGCGCCTGGGCGTCACCTCGGTCTACGTCACGCACGACCAGATCGAGGCCATGACGATGGGCCACCGCATCGCGGTGATGAAGGAAGGCAAGCTGCAGCAGCTCGGCACGCCGCTGGAGGTCTACGAGCGGCCGGCCAACGTCTTCGTGGCGCAGTTCATCGGCTCGCCGCCCATGAGCTTCACCTCGGCCACGCTGTCGGCCAACGGCGAGGTGCTCGAGGGGGACGGCTTCCGGCTGCCCGTGCCCCAGAGCCTGCGCCCGGTGACGGCGGGCAAGGGCGGCAAGAAGCTCAAGGTCGGCATCCGCCCGGACAACATCGTGGCCCCCACGGTGACGGCGCGCGGCGAGTCGGCGCCCATCGAGGTGGCCGTGGACCTGGTGGAGCCGCTGGGCAACGAGGTCATCGTGCACTCGCGCCTGGCCGACAACTCACTCGTCTTCCGGTTGCCGCCCCAGCACTCGCCCGAGTCGGGCGCGAAGCTCCAGGTGCAGGTGGAGCTCGAGGCGCTGCACCTCTTCGACGCCGAGACCGAGCTGCGGCTGTCCGCCTGA
- a CDS encoding extracellular solute-binding protein, whose translation MKTPRWMLAAACLCVLGLLSTRASAAEPKEIVLWHGYRAEEKAALEKLVNQFNTANAAQGIKVTTLAVPYDAYPDKISATVPRGKGPDVFIFAQDRLGGWIEAGNIEPIDFYLDDALRKRFIPTTMEAMTYRGTSYGLPLNYKVITLIYNKKLVPTPPKTSGEMVAMSKKLTDKKAGRFGLAYAYGDFYYHAAVMNGFGGGVFGPGAAPTMNSPENVKAAEQVLKWMDKDGILPAEPTSALISSLFNEGKAGMVFSGPWFLGEIAKGVDYGLAPLPKLDEAGGKPMRPWMTVEGVYVSSKSSNKDASFELAKFLTSDAAAKVLALEGRQSPANQGVYADAKLSGDAQLKAFREQVEVAVPMPNIPEMSMVWSHATTAMSSILKKTAPPKAALDAAQKGVVKDVANLRKK comes from the coding sequence ATGAAGACCCCCCGATGGATGTTGGCGGCCGCGTGCCTGTGTGTGCTCGGCCTGCTGTCCACGCGCGCCTCCGCCGCCGAGCCCAAGGAGATCGTCCTGTGGCACGGCTACCGCGCCGAGGAGAAGGCGGCGCTCGAGAAGCTGGTCAACCAGTTCAACACGGCCAACGCCGCCCAGGGCATCAAGGTCACGACGCTCGCGGTGCCGTATGACGCCTACCCGGACAAGATCTCCGCCACGGTGCCGCGCGGCAAGGGCCCGGACGTCTTCATCTTCGCGCAGGACCGGCTGGGTGGCTGGATCGAGGCGGGCAACATCGAGCCCATCGACTTCTACCTGGACGATGCGCTGCGCAAGCGCTTCATCCCCACCACGATGGAGGCGATGACCTACCGGGGCACGTCCTACGGCCTGCCGCTCAACTACAAGGTCATCACGCTCATCTACAACAAGAAGCTCGTGCCCACGCCGCCCAAGACGAGCGGCGAGATGGTGGCGATGTCCAAGAAGCTCACCGACAAGAAGGCGGGCCGCTTCGGTCTGGCCTACGCCTACGGGGACTTCTACTACCACGCGGCGGTGATGAACGGCTTTGGCGGCGGGGTGTTCGGCCCGGGCGCCGCGCCCACCATGAACTCGCCGGAGAACGTGAAGGCCGCCGAGCAGGTGCTCAAGTGGATGGACAAGGACGGCATCCTCCCAGCCGAGCCCACCAGCGCGCTCATCAGCTCGCTGTTCAACGAGGGCAAGGCGGGCATGGTGTTCTCCGGCCCGTGGTTCCTCGGGGAGATCGCCAAGGGCGTGGACTACGGCCTGGCGCCGCTGCCCAAGCTGGACGAGGCGGGCGGCAAGCCCATGCGTCCGTGGATGACGGTGGAGGGCGTGTACGTGTCCTCCAAGTCGAGCAACAAGGACGCCTCCTTCGAGCTGGCCAAGTTCCTCACCTCGGACGCCGCGGCCAAGGTGCTCGCGCTGGAGGGCCGCCAGAGCCCCGCCAACCAGGGCGTGTACGCGGACGCGAAGCTGTCCGGGGACGCGCAGCTCAAGGCGTTCCGCGAGCAGGTGGAGGTGGCCGTGCCCATGCCCAACATCCCCGAGATGTCGATGGTGTGGAGCCACGCCACCACGGCCATGAGCTCCATCCTCAAGAAGACCGCTCCTCCCAAGGCCGCCTTGGACGCCGCGCAGAAGGGCGTCGTCAAGGACGTGGCCAACCTGCGCAAGAAGTGA